The following are encoded in a window of Pseudomonas multiresinivorans genomic DNA:
- a CDS encoding class I SAM-dependent methyltransferase, whose translation MTEVLTPPRIVVQALAPAWQASAEQWAQRLGLPMGEGDADFALQLGDDGLQLLQLGPDSPGPVRVDFLEGATAHRRQFGGGAGQMIAKAVGIQQGVRPHVLDATAGLGKDAFVLATLGCEMHLTERQPIIAALLEDGLARAAGDFEVGAIVARMRLLQGNAIERMAAWEGEAPQVIYLDPMFPHRDKSALVKKEMRLFRPLVGDDLDAPALLDAALKLASHRVVVKRPRKAPIIEGQKPSYSLEGKSSRYDIYPLKSLKG comes from the coding sequence ATGACCGAAGTCCTCACTCCGCCGCGCATCGTCGTCCAGGCCCTGGCGCCTGCCTGGCAGGCGTCCGCCGAGCAGTGGGCGCAGCGGCTCGGGCTGCCGATGGGCGAGGGGGATGCGGACTTCGCTCTGCAACTGGGCGATGACGGCCTGCAATTGCTGCAACTGGGGCCGGACTCGCCCGGCCCGGTGCGGGTGGACTTCCTCGAAGGCGCCACTGCTCACCGCCGCCAGTTCGGCGGCGGCGCCGGGCAGATGATCGCCAAGGCCGTGGGTATCCAGCAGGGCGTGCGTCCCCATGTGCTGGATGCCACCGCCGGCCTGGGCAAGGACGCCTTCGTGCTGGCGACCCTGGGCTGCGAGATGCACCTGACCGAGCGCCAACCGATCATCGCCGCACTACTGGAAGACGGCCTGGCCCGTGCGGCGGGGGATTTCGAGGTGGGCGCCATCGTCGCGCGCATGCGCCTGCTGCAGGGCAATGCGATCGAGCGCATGGCCGCCTGGGAAGGCGAGGCGCCGCAGGTGATCTACCTCGACCCGATGTTCCCGCACCGCGACAAGAGCGCGCTGGTGAAGAAGGAAATGCGCCTGTTCCGCCCGCTGGTGGGCGATGACCTGGACGCGCCGGCGCTGCTGGATGCGGCGCTGAAGCTGGCCAGCCACCGGGTGGTGGTCAAGCGCCCGCGTAAAGCGCCGATCATCGAGGGGCAGAAGCCCAGCTACAGCCTGGAAGGCAAGTCCAGCCGCTATGACATCTATCCGCTGAAGAGCCTCAAGGGCTGA
- a CDS encoding DUF72 domain-containing protein, translating into MSLPYFLGCPSWNEPAWRGTFYPADLRPADTLGFYSQVFNAVEGNTTFYARPNADTLARWSQTMPETFRFCAKLPRDISHEGDLRGQLENTRDFLDLLKPLGKRVAPLWLQVSASFGPDRLGELAAWLDAFAERRLAVEVRHPAFFAKGEEERVLNRLLLDRGVERICLDSRALFACRSDDPAVLHAQSKKPKVPVRPAAFSDSPQVRFIGGPDLDANLVHLAPWVGKVAEWIEQGLTPYVFLHTPDNHRAAEQAQRFHALLRERLPGLPALFEPKPEVEQLGLL; encoded by the coding sequence ATGTCGCTGCCGTATTTCCTCGGATGTCCATCCTGGAACGAGCCTGCCTGGCGCGGCACCTTCTATCCCGCTGACCTGCGTCCCGCCGATACCCTGGGCTTCTACTCCCAGGTGTTCAACGCCGTGGAAGGCAACACCACTTTCTACGCCCGCCCCAACGCCGATACCCTCGCGCGCTGGTCGCAGACCATGCCGGAGACGTTCCGCTTCTGCGCCAAGCTGCCCCGCGATATCAGCCACGAGGGCGACCTGCGCGGCCAGTTGGAGAACACGCGGGACTTCCTTGATCTGCTGAAACCGCTGGGTAAGCGCGTCGCGCCGCTGTGGCTGCAGGTGTCGGCCAGTTTCGGACCGGATCGACTGGGCGAGCTGGCGGCCTGGCTCGACGCCTTCGCCGAGCGTCGCCTTGCCGTCGAGGTGCGACACCCGGCGTTCTTTGCCAAGGGCGAGGAGGAGCGGGTGCTGAACCGGCTACTGCTGGATCGCGGTGTAGAACGTATCTGCCTGGACTCGCGGGCGCTGTTTGCCTGCCGGTCTGACGATCCTGCCGTGCTGCACGCACAGTCGAAGAAGCCCAAGGTACCGGTGCGCCCGGCGGCCTTCAGCGACAGCCCGCAGGTGCGCTTCATCGGTGGGCCGGACCTGGACGCCAATCTCGTTCACCTTGCGCCCTGGGTCGGCAAGGTGGCCGAGTGGATCGAGCAGGGCCTGACGCCCTACGTTTTCCTCCACACGCCGGACAACCACCGCGCCGCCGAACAGGCGCAGCGCTTCCATGCCTTGCTGCGCGAGCGCCTTCCAGGTTTGCCGGCGCTGTTCGAGCCGAAGCCGGAAGTGGAGCAGCTCGGCCTGCTCTGA
- a CDS encoding isocitrate lyase/PEP mutase family protein, whose amino-acid sequence MTHQQQRGEAFRALHQREGLFVLPNPWDAGSAKMLAHLGFEALATTSAGLAFALGRRDAEGAVSRDEALANARQVIEATPLPVAADLENGYGDTPDDCAETIRLAAACGLVGGSIEDATGRPDTPIYPLELAVERITAAVQAARALPFTFTLAARAENFLHGRADLDDTIRRLVAFAEAGADVLYAPGLKTREEIAAVVSAVAPRPVNVLVGSPAVQLGLEELAALGVKRVSVGSTLARAAYGAFFSSAEALAKGDLKPMHNAMPFDRINGLFRG is encoded by the coding sequence ATGACCCATCAACAACAACGCGGCGAAGCCTTCCGTGCGCTGCACCAGCGCGAGGGCCTGTTCGTCCTGCCCAACCCCTGGGATGCCGGCTCGGCGAAGATGCTTGCCCACCTGGGGTTCGAAGCCCTCGCGACCACCAGCGCCGGGCTGGCTTTCGCGCTGGGACGCCGCGACGCCGAAGGTGCCGTCAGTCGCGACGAAGCCCTGGCCAATGCGCGGCAGGTCATTGAGGCGACGCCGTTGCCGGTTGCCGCCGATCTGGAGAATGGCTACGGCGATACGCCTGACGATTGCGCCGAGACTATCCGCCTGGCTGCCGCCTGCGGGCTGGTCGGCGGCTCCATCGAAGACGCCACCGGCCGCCCGGACACACCCATCTATCCGCTGGAGCTGGCGGTCGAGCGCATCACCGCCGCCGTGCAGGCGGCCCGGGCCCTGCCTTTCACGTTCACCCTGGCGGCGCGGGCGGAGAACTTCCTGCATGGCCGTGCCGACCTGGACGACACCATCCGCCGCTTGGTGGCCTTCGCCGAAGCCGGTGCCGACGTGCTCTACGCGCCGGGCCTGAAGACTCGCGAGGAAATCGCTGCCGTGGTAAGCGCCGTGGCACCGCGACCGGTCAACGTGCTGGTGGGCTCGCCCGCCGTGCAACTTGGCCTGGAGGAGCTGGCAGCGTTGGGGGTGAAGCGCGTCAGCGTCGGTTCGACCCTGGCACGCGCGGCTTACGGCGCCTTCTTCAGTAGCGCCGAAGCGCTGGCCAAGGGCGACCTCAAGCCGATGCACAACGCCATGCCCTTCGACCGCATCAACGGACTCTTCCGGGGCTGA
- the cadR gene encoding Cd(II)/Pb(II)-responsive transcriptional regulator, whose product MKIGELAKLTGCPVETIRYYEREGLLPAPSRSEGNYRQYDASHVERLSFIRHCRSLDMTQEEIRILLGLRDRPESDCGTANRLIDEHLHHVEVRIAELQSLSQQLRDLRAQCQGEGSSVDCGILRELEQPAEPSVIPDACAEAGHLHVPGVHGRH is encoded by the coding sequence ATGAAGATCGGTGAACTGGCGAAACTGACCGGCTGCCCAGTGGAAACCATCCGCTACTACGAGCGCGAAGGTCTGCTGCCCGCGCCGTCGCGCAGCGAGGGCAACTACCGCCAGTACGACGCCAGCCACGTCGAGCGGCTGTCGTTCATCCGCCATTGCCGTTCGCTGGACATGACCCAGGAGGAAATTCGCATCCTCCTCGGCCTGCGCGACCGCCCCGAGTCTGACTGCGGCACCGCCAATCGGCTGATCGACGAGCACCTGCACCACGTCGAGGTGCGCATCGCCGAACTGCAGTCGCTCAGCCAGCAATTGCGCGACCTGCGCGCGCAGTGCCAGGGCGAGGGCAGCAGTGTGGATTGCGGCATCTTGCGCGAGCTGGAGCAGCCGGCGGAGCCTTCGGTGATTCCCGATGCGTGCGCCGAGGCGGGGCATTTGCATGTGCCAGGCGTGCATGGCCGGCATTGA
- the ppc gene encoding phosphoenolpyruvate carboxylase, translating into MPDIDARLREDVHLLGELLGQTIRAQYGQGFLDKIELIRTGAKAARRGSAEGAKQLTATLDGLGEDELLPVARAFNQFLNLANIAEQYHRIRRRTPKEPEPFENRVLAELLGRLRKSGLGAEGLARQVAELEIELVLTAHPTEVARRTLIQKYDAIAGQLAAGDHSDLLPEERQAVQEKLQRLIAEAWHTDEIRRTRPTPVDEAKWGFAVIEHSLWHALPDFLRHVDRTLQETLGERLPLESAPIRFASWMGGDRDGNPNVTAAITREVLLLARWMAADLYLRDVDSLAADLSMQQASEELRAEVGELAEPYRALLKQLRERLRATRAWAERAIHSGEEPGSEVLQDNRELLEPLQLCHRSLHDCGMGVIADGTLLDTLRRAATFGLFLARLDVRQDSTRHARAMSEITDYLGLGNYAEWDESVRQEFLLEELASRRPLLPANYEPSPETAEVLATCRVVAQAPAASLGSYVISMAGQPSDVLAVQLLLKECGLERPMRVVPLFETLDDLDNAGPCIDRLLSLDSYRTRLAGPQEVMIGYSDSAKDAGTLAAAWAQYRAQEALVDICRNHGIELLLFHGRGGTVGRGGGPAHAAILSQPPGSVAGRFRTTEQGEMIRFKFGLPDIAEQNLNLYLAAVLEATLQPPPVPEPAWREEMDRLAADGVLAYRAVVRENPQFVDYFREATPEQELGRLPLGSRPAKRREGGVESLRAIPWIFAWTQTRLMLPAWLGWEDALFKAIERGEGALLSRMRKEWPFFTTRIDMLEMVLAKADREIAQLYDERLVQSELRPLGAHLRDLLSQSVRVVLGLTGQSQLLAHAAETRESIGVRNTYLDPLHLLQAELLARSRRCTGDACGGLEQAMLVTVAGIAAGLRNTG; encoded by the coding sequence ATGCCGGATATCGATGCGCGCCTGCGCGAGGACGTTCACCTGCTTGGCGAACTGCTCGGGCAGACCATCCGCGCCCAGTACGGGCAGGGCTTCCTCGACAAGATCGAGCTGATCCGCACGGGAGCCAAGGCCGCACGGCGTGGCTCGGCCGAAGGCGCCAAGCAGCTCACCGCGACCCTCGACGGCTTGGGCGAGGACGAACTGCTGCCGGTGGCGCGCGCCTTCAACCAGTTCCTCAACCTGGCCAACATCGCCGAGCAGTACCACCGCATTCGCCGCCGCACGCCGAAGGAGCCGGAACCCTTCGAGAACCGCGTGCTGGCAGAATTGCTGGGGCGCCTGCGCAAGTCCGGCCTGGGCGCCGAAGGCCTGGCGCGGCAGGTGGCGGAGCTGGAGATCGAACTGGTGCTCACCGCGCACCCCACCGAAGTGGCGCGCCGCACGCTGATCCAGAAGTACGACGCCATCGCCGGCCAACTAGCCGCTGGTGACCACAGCGACCTGTTGCCCGAAGAGCGCCAGGCGGTGCAGGAAAAACTCCAGCGGCTGATCGCCGAGGCCTGGCACACCGACGAAATCCGCCGCACCCGGCCGACCCCGGTGGACGAGGCGAAATGGGGCTTCGCGGTGATCGAACACTCTCTCTGGCACGCGCTGCCGGACTTCCTCCGGCATGTCGATCGCACCCTGCAGGAAACCCTCGGTGAACGGCTGCCGCTGGAGTCCGCGCCGATCCGCTTCGCCTCCTGGATGGGCGGCGACCGCGACGGCAACCCCAATGTCACCGCCGCTATCACCCGCGAGGTCCTGCTGCTGGCGCGCTGGATGGCCGCCGATCTCTACCTGCGCGACGTGGATAGCCTGGCTGCTGATCTATCCATGCAGCAGGCCAGCGAAGAACTACGCGCCGAAGTGGGCGAGCTTGCCGAGCCCTATCGCGCGCTGCTCAAGCAACTGCGTGAACGCCTGCGTGCCACCCGTGCGTGGGCCGAGCGGGCTATCCATAGCGGCGAAGAACCCGGCAGCGAGGTGCTGCAAGACAATCGAGAGCTGCTTGAACCACTGCAACTCTGCCACCGCTCGCTGCACGATTGCGGCATGGGCGTGATCGCCGATGGCACCTTGCTCGATACCCTGCGCCGCGCCGCCACCTTCGGCCTGTTCCTGGCCCGGCTGGACGTGCGCCAGGATTCCACGCGCCACGCCAGGGCGATGAGCGAGATCACTGACTACCTCGGGCTGGGCAACTACGCCGAGTGGGACGAAAGCGTGCGCCAGGAATTCCTCCTGGAAGAGCTCGCCAGCCGTCGCCCGCTGCTGCCGGCGAACTACGAACCTTCCCCCGAGACCGCCGAAGTACTCGCCACTTGCCGCGTGGTGGCGCAGGCGCCGGCAGCGTCGCTGGGCTCCTACGTCATCTCCATGGCCGGCCAGCCCTCCGACGTGCTCGCCGTGCAATTGCTGCTCAAGGAATGCGGCCTGGAGCGGCCGATGCGCGTCGTGCCGCTGTTCGAGACGCTGGATGACCTCGACAACGCCGGCCCCTGCATCGACCGCCTGCTCAGCCTCGACAGCTACCGCACCCGCCTGGCCGGGCCGCAGGAAGTGATGATCGGCTACTCCGACTCGGCCAAGGATGCCGGTACCCTGGCGGCGGCCTGGGCGCAGTACCGCGCGCAGGAGGCGCTGGTGGACATCTGCCGCAACCATGGTATCGAGCTGCTGCTGTTCCATGGCCGTGGCGGCACCGTCGGCCGTGGCGGCGGCCCGGCCCACGCGGCGATCCTCTCGCAGCCGCCGGGCTCGGTGGCCGGGCGCTTCCGCACCACCGAGCAGGGCGAGATGATTCGCTTCAAGTTCGGCCTGCCGGACATCGCCGAGCAGAACCTCAACCTCTATCTTGCCGCGGTGCTGGAGGCCACCCTGCAGCCGCCGCCGGTGCCCGAGCCGGCCTGGCGCGAGGAGATGGATCGCCTGGCCGCCGATGGCGTGCTCGCTTACCGCGCGGTGGTGCGGGAGAACCCGCAGTTCGTCGACTACTTCCGCGAGGCCACGCCGGAGCAGGAACTGGGCCGCCTGCCGCTGGGCAGTCGCCCGGCCAAGCGCCGCGAGGGCGGGGTGGAAAGCCTGCGGGCGATCCCCTGGATCTTCGCCTGGACCCAGACGCGCCTGATGCTGCCGGCCTGGCTGGGTTGGGAAGATGCTTTGTTCAAGGCCATCGAGCGTGGCGAGGGCGCGCTATTGTCCCGTATGCGCAAGGAGTGGCCGTTCTTCACCACCCGCATCGACATGCTGGAGATGGTGCTGGCCAAGGCCGACCGGGAAATTGCCCAACTCTACGACGAGCGCCTGGTGCAATCGGAACTGCGACCATTAGGTGCGCATTTACGCGACCTATTGTCGCAGTCGGTGCGCGTGGTGCTGGGCCTGACCGGGCAGTCCCAACTGCTCGCTCACGCCGCCGAGACGCGCGAATCCATTGGTGTGCGCAATACCTACCTGGACCCGCTGCACCTGCTCCAGGCCGAGCTGCTGGCCCGCTCGCGACGCTGCACCGGCGATGCCTGCGGCGGTCTGGAGCAGGCCATGCTGGTCACGGTCGCGGGGATAGCCGCGGGGCTGCGCAATACCGGTTGA
- a CDS encoding TetR/AcrR family transcriptional regulator, with product MSPSNSSNGPGRPKDPAKRQAILEAAKELFVRHGYDGSSMEAIAAEAGVSKLTVYSHFTDKETLFVEAVQAKCAENLPELFAEPSADAPLESLLLNLARGFNQLINSPEAIALSRLMIAQGGQNPHLSQLFFDAGPQRVLDQMERLLEQARQQGKLAMDSPRRAAEHFLMLVQGCVHFRLMIGCVEPPTEEESEAHAQEVVALFLKAFRP from the coding sequence ATGTCGCCATCGAACTCATCGAACGGCCCGGGTCGCCCCAAGGACCCCGCCAAGCGCCAAGCCATTCTCGAGGCCGCCAAGGAGCTGTTCGTCCGCCATGGCTACGACGGCAGCAGCATGGAGGCCATCGCCGCCGAGGCCGGGGTGTCCAAGCTCACCGTGTACAGCCACTTCACGGACAAGGAGACGCTATTCGTCGAAGCCGTGCAGGCCAAGTGTGCGGAGAACCTGCCAGAGCTGTTTGCAGAGCCATCGGCCGATGCGCCGCTGGAAAGCCTGCTGCTGAACCTGGCGCGCGGCTTCAATCAGTTGATCAACAGCCCCGAGGCCATTGCGCTGAGCCGGCTGATGATTGCCCAGGGCGGGCAGAACCCGCATCTGTCACAGCTGTTCTTCGACGCCGGCCCGCAACGCGTGCTGGACCAGATGGAGCGCCTGCTGGAGCAGGCTCGCCAGCAGGGAAAACTGGCGATGGATAGCCCGCGCCGGGCCGCCGAGCACTTCCTGATGCTGGTGCAGGGCTGCGTGCACTTCCGCCTGATGATCGGTTGCGTGGAGCCGCCGACCGAGGAGGAGTCCGAGGCTCACGCGCAGGAAGTGGTGGCGCTGTTCCTCAAGGCTTTCAGGCCCTGA
- the adk gene encoding adenylate kinase codes for MRVILLGAPGAGKGTQARFITEKFGIPQISTGDMLRAAVKAGTELGLQAKSVMDAGGLVSDDLIINLVKERIAQPDCANGFLFDGFPRTIPQAEAMKEAGVTIDNVVEIAVEDEEIVSRIAGRRVHAASGRVYHVEHNPPKVAGKDDETGEELIQREDDKEATVRHRLSVYHSQTKPLVDFYQKLAAAQGTPKYTRVEGVGSVEQITTKVLAALS; via the coding sequence ATGCGTGTGATTCTGCTCGGGGCGCCCGGTGCCGGCAAAGGTACCCAGGCTCGCTTCATCACTGAGAAGTTCGGCATTCCGCAGATCTCCACCGGCGACATGCTGCGTGCGGCGGTCAAGGCCGGCACCGAATTGGGCCTGCAGGCCAAGAGCGTGATGGACGCCGGTGGTCTGGTCTCCGATGACCTGATCATCAACCTGGTCAAGGAACGTATCGCCCAGCCCGACTGCGCCAACGGCTTCCTGTTCGATGGCTTCCCGCGCACCATTCCCCAGGCCGAGGCCATGAAGGAAGCGGGCGTCACCATCGACAACGTCGTCGAGATCGCCGTTGAAGACGAAGAAATCGTCAGCCGCATCGCCGGCCGCCGTGTGCATGCCGCTTCCGGCCGCGTCTACCACGTCGAGCACAACCCGCCGAAGGTTGCCGGCAAGGACGACGAGACCGGTGAAGAGCTGATCCAGCGCGAAGACGACAAGGAAGCCACCGTGCGTCACCGCCTGTCGGTCTACCACTCGCAGACCAAGCCGCTGGTCGATTTCTACCAGAAGCTGGCCGCCGCCCAAGGCACCCCGAAGTACACCCGCGTCGAGGGTGTTGGCTCGGTAGAGCAGATCACCACCAAGGTGCTCGCCGCTCTGAGCTGA
- a CDS encoding pilin assembly protein: MKIRELVRHWEQNARGRMTNHQYSIPLDVETAARLAALHDMYPKRSVEELLGELVSAALEELEASFPYVQGNKVVAQDEQGDPIYEDTGPTPRFLALSRKYLHELTEAEHS; encoded by the coding sequence ATGAAGATCCGCGAGCTGGTACGCCATTGGGAACAGAACGCCAGGGGGCGCATGACCAACCACCAGTACAGCATTCCGCTGGACGTCGAGACCGCCGCGCGTCTGGCCGCGCTGCACGATATGTACCCCAAGCGCAGCGTCGAGGAGCTGCTGGGGGAACTGGTCAGCGCGGCGCTGGAGGAGCTGGAGGCAAGCTTCCCCTACGTGCAGGGAAACAAGGTGGTGGCCCAGGACGAACAGGGCGACCCGATCTACGAGGACACCGGCCCGACGCCGCGCTTCCTGGCGCTGTCGCGCAAGTACCTGCATGAGCTGACGGAGGCGGAGCACTCCTGA
- a CDS encoding extensin family protein — translation MRWWLLAFVLACAGFALSVQQQWLSVPARWNPWAPLDVRDEPNLLTRYKLWRLRDELDLCRLALQSSDLKAQPMADSEPVAGCPLQNVWRVQAAEVKLSSSFLASCPLAVSFALFERHSLQPAARAVYGQPVVGVEHLGSFACRNIYGRADARRSQHASANALDIAAFRLADGRRIVVARDWSGEGDAARFLRAVRDGACSNFDAVLGPDYNRAHHDHFHLDLGGWQICR, via the coding sequence TTGCGCTGGTGGCTGCTCGCTTTCGTCCTCGCCTGCGCGGGGTTCGCGTTATCGGTGCAGCAGCAGTGGCTGAGCGTGCCAGCTCGCTGGAATCCTTGGGCACCGCTGGATGTGCGCGATGAGCCCAACCTGCTGACCCGCTACAAGCTCTGGCGACTGCGTGACGAACTCGACCTGTGCCGCCTGGCGTTGCAGAGTTCTGATCTCAAGGCGCAGCCGATGGCCGACAGCGAGCCGGTCGCCGGTTGCCCGTTGCAGAACGTCTGGCGCGTGCAGGCCGCCGAGGTAAAGCTGAGCAGCAGCTTCCTCGCCAGTTGCCCGCTGGCGGTGAGCTTCGCGCTGTTCGAGCGGCACTCGCTGCAACCGGCTGCAAGGGCCGTCTACGGCCAGCCGGTGGTTGGCGTGGAGCACCTGGGCAGCTTTGCCTGCCGCAACATCTACGGGCGCGCCGATGCCCGCCGCAGCCAGCACGCGAGTGCCAACGCGCTGGACATTGCCGCCTTCCGCCTCGCCGACGGCCGGCGCATCGTCGTGGCCAGGGACTGGTCGGGGGAGGGCGATGCCGCTCGCTTCCTGCGTGCCGTGCGCGACGGCGCCTGCAGCAACTTCGACGCCGTGCTGGGACCGGACTACAACCGCGCCCACCATGACCATTTCCACCTCGACCTGGGCGGCTGGCAGATCTGCCGTTGA
- the tsaB gene encoding tRNA (adenosine(37)-N6)-threonylcarbamoyltransferase complex dimerization subunit type 1 TsaB, whose protein sequence is MPTLLALDTSTEACSVALLHDGRRFVRHEVIPRLHAQRLLPMVQDILGEAGIALSAVDAIAFGRGPGAFTGVRIAIGVVQGLAFALQKPVLPISDLAVLAQRAHREHGAAQVAAAIDARMDEVYWGCYRVEQGEMRLAGAEAVLPPERVELPRDAQGEWFGSGTGWGFEERLAVKVAACDASLLPHAEDLLTLAEFAWARGESVDAEHAQPVYLRDNVATPKKA, encoded by the coding sequence ATGCCCACGCTGCTGGCCCTGGATACCTCGACCGAAGCCTGTTCCGTCGCCCTGCTGCATGACGGCCGCCGGTTCGTGCGCCATGAGGTGATCCCGCGCCTGCACGCCCAGCGCCTGTTGCCCATGGTGCAGGACATCCTCGGCGAGGCCGGCATCGCGCTGTCCGCCGTCGACGCCATCGCCTTCGGCCGCGGCCCCGGCGCCTTCACCGGTGTGCGTATCGCCATCGGCGTAGTCCAGGGCCTGGCGTTCGCCCTGCAGAAGCCGGTGCTGCCGATCTCCGACCTGGCGGTATTGGCCCAGCGTGCGCACCGCGAGCACGGCGCCGCCCAGGTTGCCGCTGCCATCGATGCGCGCATGGATGAGGTGTACTGGGGTTGCTACCGCGTGGAGCAGGGCGAGATGCGTCTGGCCGGCGCCGAGGCGGTGCTGCCGCCCGAGCGCGTCGAGCTGCCGCGCGATGCCCAGGGCGAGTGGTTCGGCTCCGGCACCGGCTGGGGCTTCGAGGAGCGCCTGGCGGTGAAGGTTGCCGCCTGCGATGCCAGCCTGTTGCCGCACGCCGAAGACCTGCTGACCCTGGCCGAATTCGCCTGGGCGCGGGGCGAGTCGGTTGACGCAGAACACGCGCAGCCCGTCTACCTGCGGGACAACGTGGCGACACCCAAGAAAGCCTGA
- a CDS encoding efflux RND transporter periplasmic adaptor subunit, which yields MFRHALSVALPAAFILSLSACGNGEPPKPAVRPAIVVQPLPARDITEAYPGEVHARHEPELAFRIGGKVSKRLVETGERVKKDQPLAELDPEDVRLQLEATRAQVAAAEANLQTVRSEYTRYKTLLERQLVSQSQFDNIENTYRAGEARVKQIRAEYDVASNQAGYAVLRSPQDGVIATRRVEVGQVVAAGQTVFTLAADGDREVLISFPEHAFERFRVGEAVSVELWSQRDKRFSGKIRELSPAADPQSRTFAARVAFDDPKVPAELGQSARVYVHAEGAVPLAVPLAALTSEAGQPFVWVVDPKTSTLHRRPVRVGPYAEDRVPVLEGLKDGDWVVAAGVQVLREGQEVRPVDRENRSIKLVAKE from the coding sequence ATGTTCCGCCATGCTCTGTCTGTCGCGCTGCCTGCTGCCTTCATCCTTTCCCTTTCTGCCTGCGGTAATGGCGAGCCTCCCAAGCCCGCTGTGCGTCCGGCCATTGTGGTACAGCCGCTGCCGGCGCGTGACATCACCGAAGCCTATCCCGGCGAAGTCCATGCCCGCCACGAGCCGGAGTTGGCGTTCCGCATTGGTGGCAAGGTCAGCAAGCGCCTGGTGGAAACCGGCGAGCGGGTAAAGAAGGATCAGCCGCTGGCGGAACTCGATCCTGAAGACGTTCGTCTGCAGCTCGAAGCCACCCGTGCGCAGGTGGCGGCAGCCGAAGCCAACCTGCAGACCGTCCGCTCCGAATACACGCGCTACAAGACCCTGCTGGAGCGTCAGCTGGTCAGCCAGTCGCAGTTCGACAACATCGAGAACACCTACCGCGCCGGCGAAGCGCGCGTGAAGCAGATTCGCGCCGAATACGACGTGGCCAGCAACCAGGCTGGCTACGCGGTATTGCGCTCGCCCCAGGACGGCGTGATCGCCACGCGCCGTGTGGAGGTGGGGCAGGTGGTCGCCGCCGGGCAGACTGTCTTCACCCTGGCCGCCGATGGCGACCGCGAAGTACTGATCAGCTTCCCCGAACATGCCTTCGAGCGCTTCCGCGTTGGTGAAGCAGTGAGCGTCGAGCTCTGGTCGCAGCGTGACAAGCGCTTCAGCGGCAAGATTCGCGAACTGTCGCCGGCGGCCGATCCGCAATCGCGCACCTTTGCAGCGCGCGTTGCCTTCGACGATCCGAAAGTGCCCGCCGAACTGGGCCAGAGCGCCCGCGTCTACGTCCATGCCGAGGGCGCCGTGCCGCTGGCGGTGCCACTGGCCGCGCTGACCTCGGAGGCAGGCCAGCCATTTGTCTGGGTGGTCGATCCGAAGACTTCCACCCTGCACCGTCGCCCGGTGCGCGTCGGTCCCTACGCCGAAGACCGTGTGCCGGTGCTCGAAGGTTTGAAGGATGGCGACTGGGTGGTGGCAGCCGGTGTCCAGGTGCTGCGTGAAGGGCAGGAGGTACGGCCTGTCGACCGGGAGAACCGGTCGATCAAGCTGGTGGCGAAGGAGTAA